One window from the genome of Thermus islandicus DSM 21543 encodes:
- a CDS encoding (Fe-S)-binding protein, with product MRVALFVTCLADQFYAEAGVAAVRLLRALGVQVDFPEGQTCCGQPAFNAGHWGEAVPLARRTLRVFAEAEYVVLPSGSCASMVKNHYPELLPGHREALALAERTYELSQFLVRVLGVKRLGEGLKGRKVAYHHGCHALRELGVREEPLLLLQGAGAEVLPWEASEECCGFGGLFSVKLPEVSLAMADRKLATLPEAEVLTSTDAGCLLHLTGRLKRKGKNLKVAPLATLLWEAYAG from the coding sequence ATGCGGGTCGCCCTCTTCGTCACCTGTTTGGCCGACCAGTTCTACGCCGAGGCCGGGGTGGCCGCGGTGCGGCTCTTGAGGGCCCTGGGCGTGCAGGTGGACTTCCCCGAGGGCCAGACCTGCTGTGGCCAGCCCGCCTTCAACGCCGGGCACTGGGGCGAGGCGGTACCCCTGGCGAGGCGCACCCTACGGGTCTTCGCCGAGGCGGAGTACGTGGTCCTCCCCTCGGGAAGCTGCGCCAGCATGGTGAAAAACCACTACCCCGAGCTCCTCCCCGGCCACCGGGAGGCCCTGGCCCTCGCCGAGCGCACCTACGAGCTTTCGCAGTTCCTGGTGCGGGTCCTGGGAGTGAAGCGGCTCGGGGAGGGCCTTAAGGGGAGGAAGGTGGCCTACCACCACGGCTGCCACGCCCTAAGGGAGCTTGGGGTGCGGGAGGAGCCCCTTTTGCTCCTCCAGGGCGCCGGTGCGGAAGTCCTCCCCTGGGAGGCTTCGGAGGAGTGCTGCGGCTTCGGGGGGCTCTTCTCGGTGAAGCTCCCCGAGGTCTCCTTGGCCATGGCGGACCGGAAGCTCGCCACCTTACCCGAGGCCGAGGTCCTCACCTCCACCGACGCGGGCTGCCTCCTCCACCTCACGGGGCGCCTAAAGAGGAAGGGGAAGAACCTCAAGGTGGCCCCCCTCGCCACCCTGCTTTGGGAGGCCTATGCGGGCTAG
- a CDS encoding YkgJ family cysteine cluster protein — MRVEEAYQAFDRDLADYLEGKGLWPSCRAGCFACCFGWVSLSRLEAEALLPHLGEAQRARLLEEGPRRLALLCQGKDDPLFPSRYFQTRTPCPLLEGGLCGVYAQRPLACRGLLTVGDPALCLPEAKAPKGHFLPVPWRMARLRMESLWEEERARYGFLLLGELAGLLYLLLQGLPEGREAVEGRLRALGVLGGRWGYQVV; from the coding sequence ATGAGGGTGGAGGAAGCCTACCAGGCCTTTGACCGGGACCTCGCCGATTACCTGGAGGGGAAGGGGCTCTGGCCCTCCTGCCGCGCGGGTTGCTTCGCCTGCTGCTTCGGCTGGGTCAGCCTAAGCCGCCTCGAGGCGGAAGCCCTCCTTCCCCACCTTGGCGAGGCCCAAAGGGCGCGCCTCCTGGAGGAGGGCCCGAGGCGGCTCGCCCTCCTCTGCCAAGGCAAGGACGACCCCCTCTTCCCAAGCCGCTACTTCCAGACCCGCACCCCCTGCCCCCTCCTGGAGGGGGGGCTCTGCGGGGTCTACGCCCAGAGGCCCCTCGCCTGCCGGGGCCTCCTCACCGTGGGCGACCCCGCCCTCTGCCTTCCCGAAGCCAAGGCTCCCAAGGGGCACTTTCTCCCCGTGCCCTGGCGCATGGCCCGCCTGCGGATGGAGTCCCTGTGGGAGGAGGAGCGGGCCCGCTACGGCTTCCTCCTCCTCGGGGAACTTGCGGGCCTCCTCTACCTCCTCCTCCAGGGCCTTCCTGAAGGGCGGGAGGCGGTGGAGGGGAGGCTTAGGGCCCTGGGGGTCCTGGGGGGGAGGTGGGGGTACCAGGTGGTGTGA
- a CDS encoding type III pantothenate kinase, which produces MLLAVDIGNTSTALGVFAGERLVARFRIHTDRMRMESEYRVLLNHLFALEGLPPPKAALLASVVPPVEQEMRRAIARLFGVEARIVDAAATGLEVALENPKEAGADRLVNAVGALAYESPTGRYIVVDFGTATTFDLVEAPNRYLGGAITIGPQTAADALAARTAKLPRIDLVPPRAAVGKNTLEALRSGLVLGYAALVEGMVRRFKEEAGEALVIATGGFAETLRPICPSFDVVDEDLTLKGLLRIHRAQG; this is translated from the coding sequence ATGCTCCTTGCGGTGGACATCGGCAACACCTCCACGGCCCTGGGGGTCTTTGCGGGGGAAAGGCTCGTGGCCCGCTTCCGCATCCACACCGACCGGATGCGCATGGAGAGCGAGTACCGGGTCCTCCTGAACCACCTCTTCGCCTTAGAAGGCCTTCCCCCCCCCAAGGCGGCCCTCCTCGCCAGCGTGGTGCCCCCCGTGGAGCAGGAGATGAGGCGGGCCATAGCCCGGCTCTTTGGGGTGGAGGCGCGCATCGTGGACGCGGCGGCCACGGGGCTCGAGGTGGCCCTGGAAAACCCCAAGGAGGCGGGGGCGGACCGCCTGGTGAACGCCGTGGGCGCCCTGGCCTACGAAAGCCCCACGGGCCGCTACATCGTGGTGGACTTCGGCACCGCCACCACCTTTGACCTGGTGGAAGCCCCGAACCGCTACTTGGGCGGGGCCATCACCATCGGCCCCCAGACGGCCGCCGACGCCCTGGCCGCCCGCACGGCCAAGCTGCCCCGAATTGACCTGGTGCCCCCACGGGCCGCTGTGGGCAAGAACACCCTCGAGGCCCTCCGCTCGGGGCTGGTCCTGGGCTACGCCGCCCTGGTGGAGGGGATGGTCCGGCGCTTCAAGGAGGAGGCGGGGGAGGCCCTGGTCATCGCCACGGGCGGCTTCGCCGAGACCCTAAGGCCCATCTGCCCCTCCTTTGACGTGGTGGACGAGGACCTGACCCTCAAGGGGCTCCTCCGGATCCACCGGGCGCAAGGGTGA
- a CDS encoding patatin-like phospholipase family protein: protein MRGLALSGGGARGLAHIGALEAFLEAGLDFQVVAGTSMGAIVGALFAAGKTPKEMREIVRKTPWLGLLGFSPREGIFSRRKLREFLAEHLPPSFAQLERPLAVTAVDVISGRLVFLTQGDLPSAVLASAAYPGLLAPVEREGRLLFDGGVLDNLPVDAARFLGATEVYAVDVTPERHLKTPPRGLLSLARRAVDLMQLHLTSLRLTLYAPEVYVRPVLPGVGVEDFRRAEEIIEAGRQAARQAFEGRVGGV from the coding sequence GTGCGCGGGCTGGCGCTCTCCGGAGGCGGGGCCAGGGGACTGGCCCACATCGGGGCTCTGGAGGCCTTTTTGGAGGCTGGGCTGGACTTCCAGGTGGTGGCGGGCACCAGCATGGGGGCCATCGTGGGGGCGCTCTTCGCCGCGGGGAAGACCCCTAAGGAGATGCGGGAGATCGTCCGGAAGACCCCGTGGCTTGGGCTTTTGGGGTTTTCCCCCCGGGAAGGGATCTTCTCCCGCAGGAAGCTAAGGGAGTTCCTGGCGGAGCACCTGCCCCCGAGCTTTGCCCAGCTGGAGCGGCCCCTGGCGGTGACCGCGGTGGACGTGATCTCGGGGCGGCTCGTCTTCCTCACCCAGGGGGATCTGCCCAGCGCCGTCCTGGCCTCCGCCGCCTACCCTGGCCTTCTCGCCCCGGTGGAGCGGGAGGGCCGGCTCCTCTTTGACGGGGGGGTGTTGGACAACCTGCCGGTGGACGCGGCCCGCTTCCTGGGGGCCACGGAGGTCTATGCGGTGGACGTGACCCCGGAGCGGCACCTAAAGACGCCTCCCAGAGGCCTCCTTTCCCTGGCCCGGCGGGCGGTGGACCTGATGCAGCTCCACCTCACCTCCCTGCGCCTCACCCTTTACGCCCCCGAGGTGTACGTGCGCCCGGTTCTCCCGGGGGTGGGCGTGGAAGACTTTCGCCGCGCCGAGGAGATCATAGAGGCTGGCCGTCAGGCGGCGAGGCAGGCTTTTGAGGGTAGAGTAGGAGGGGTATGA
- a CDS encoding LutB/LldF family L-lactate oxidation iron-sulfur protein — protein MRARAKLYPQEAARLIREKPGVREAVTGATLHFERSRLRAYGEVPIEEWRERAKAVKDHVLSHLDHYLELAEKRLRENGVRVHWAETLEDAHRVLREIVQRHGVRRAVKAKSMLTEELAVNPLLQALGVEVYETDLGEYLVQLLGEPPSHIVGPAIHLSLEEIQKLFHQRFGTPLDAPPEALAQVARQTLREAFLTAELGLSGANFLVAETGTLVLMENEGNIRLSTSLPKVHVAFVGLEKLLPRLSDLALFLPLTARAATGQRLSTFVSLIQGPAREGEEGPEEVHVVLVDHGRTALLADPEAWETLRCLRCGACLNACPVYRQTGGHPYGYVYSGPIGAVLDPGLLSLEEAYPLPYASTLCGACLEACPVKIPIPRLLLTWRHRAVAEGLTPAWEGTAMKAFRQVMESPTLYRLFSKALRGLPLPQDLLPLLRAWTEGRGPLTPSPRPFHELWKELKEAEGGP, from the coding sequence ATGCGGGCTAGGGCGAAGCTGTACCCCCAGGAGGCGGCAAGGCTCATCCGGGAAAAGCCCGGGGTGCGGGAGGCGGTCACCGGGGCCACGCTCCACTTTGAAAGGAGCCGCCTCCGGGCCTACGGGGAGGTCCCCATTGAGGAGTGGCGGGAACGGGCCAAAGCGGTGAAGGACCACGTCCTAAGCCACCTGGACCACTACCTGGAACTTGCGGAAAAGCGGCTTAGGGAAAACGGGGTCCGGGTGCACTGGGCCGAGACCCTCGAGGACGCCCACCGGGTCCTCAGGGAGATCGTCCAAAGGCACGGGGTAAGGCGGGCGGTGAAGGCCAAGAGCATGCTCACCGAGGAGCTCGCCGTGAACCCCCTTTTGCAGGCCCTGGGGGTGGAGGTGTACGAGACGGACCTCGGGGAGTACCTGGTCCAGCTCCTGGGGGAGCCCCCGAGCCACATCGTGGGCCCCGCCATCCACCTCTCCCTGGAGGAAATCCAAAAGCTCTTCCACCAGCGCTTCGGCACCCCTTTGGACGCTCCCCCCGAGGCCTTGGCCCAGGTGGCGCGCCAAACCCTCCGGGAAGCCTTCCTCACCGCCGAGCTTGGCCTAAGCGGGGCCAACTTCCTGGTGGCGGAGACGGGCACGCTCGTCCTTATGGAGAACGAGGGAAACATCAGGCTCTCCACCAGCCTCCCCAAGGTCCACGTGGCCTTCGTGGGGCTGGAGAAGCTCCTCCCCCGCCTCTCGGACCTCGCCCTCTTCCTCCCCCTCACCGCCCGGGCGGCCACAGGGCAGCGCCTTTCCACCTTCGTCTCCCTGATCCAGGGCCCGGCCAGGGAGGGGGAGGAGGGCCCCGAGGAGGTCCACGTGGTCCTGGTGGACCACGGGCGCACCGCCCTCCTCGCCGATCCCGAGGCCTGGGAGACCTTGAGGTGCCTCCGCTGCGGGGCCTGCCTCAACGCCTGCCCCGTCTACCGCCAGACCGGCGGGCACCCCTACGGCTACGTCTACTCGGGGCCCATCGGGGCCGTCCTGGACCCCGGCCTCCTCTCCCTGGAGGAGGCCTACCCCCTCCCCTACGCCTCCACCCTCTGCGGGGCCTGCCTCGAGGCCTGCCCGGTGAAGATCCCCATCCCCAGGCTCCTCCTCACCTGGCGGCACCGGGCGGTGGCCGAGGGCCTCACCCCCGCCTGGGAAGGGACGGCCATGAAGGCCTTCCGCCAGGTGATGGAAAGCCCCACCCTCTACCGCCTCTTCTCCAAGGCCTTGAGGGGCCTCCCTCTCCCCCAGGACCTCCTCCCCCTCCTTCGGGCCTGGACCGAGGGGAGGGGCCCCCTAACCCCCAGCCCCAGGCCCTTCCACGAGCTCTGGAAGGAGCTGAAGGAGGCCGAAGGTGGACCCTAA
- a CDS encoding LutC/YkgG family protein, translating to MDPKARILARLRRALEGRPKALLPPHPHTPLAEDPVDLLLRRLQENGAEAKRLSREEAKAFALSLAQGLPGAAMGKTLPEDLRPPLPELPPEEAPLGLSYALFAVAETGSVALSSEDGRRAQLLPPTHLVFVEAGRVYGTLLEALAVDEDLKALPAALGLHSGPSKSADIGQVMVKGVHGPGRLVVAVLT from the coding sequence GTGGACCCTAAGGCCCGCATCCTCGCCCGCCTGCGACGCGCCCTGGAGGGCAGGCCCAAGGCCCTCCTCCCCCCGCACCCCCATACCCCCCTTGCCGAGGACCCCGTGGACCTCCTCCTCCGGCGCCTTCAGGAAAACGGGGCCGAGGCCAAAAGGCTTTCCCGGGAAGAGGCCAAAGCCTTTGCCCTGAGCCTCGCCCAGGGGCTTCCCGGGGCCGCCATGGGGAAGACCCTTCCCGAAGACCTCAGGCCCCCCCTTCCCGAGCTTCCCCCCGAGGAGGCTCCCTTAGGCCTCTCCTACGCCCTCTTCGCCGTGGCGGAGACGGGGAGCGTGGCCCTCTCCAGCGAGGACGGGAGGCGGGCCCAGCTCCTCCCCCCCACCCACCTGGTCTTCGTGGAGGCGGGGAGGGTGTACGGCACCCTCCTCGAGGCCCTGGCGGTAGACGAGGACCTCAAAGCCCTCCCCGCCGCCCTCGGCCTCCACTCCGGCCCCTCCAAGAGCGCCGACATAGGCCAGGTGATGGTGAAGGGGGTCCACGGGCCTGGGAGGCTGGTGGTGGCCGTGCTCACCTGA
- a CDS encoding DinB family protein produces the protein MPAPFLEPLVPGVPPAVSAWIQGLKEVALHLERWAFDLEEEAFWWRPKGGANPIGGLVRHITGSSLRLGAYALPLRLPDWARKGREWELQGEPEPKEVVVARFREAWEALLPALRELKEEDLGKPVLVGSQGVEAPRAHVLHHLVEHAQHHAGQVIYARKLL, from the coding sequence ATGCCCGCGCCCTTTCTGGAACCCCTGGTGCCGGGGGTGCCCCCGGCGGTTTCGGCCTGGATCCAGGGCCTGAAGGAGGTGGCCCTGCACCTGGAAAGGTGGGCCTTTGACCTCGAGGAGGAGGCCTTCTGGTGGCGGCCCAAGGGGGGAGCCAACCCCATCGGGGGGCTGGTGCGCCACATCACGGGAAGCTCCCTGCGCCTCGGCGCCTACGCCCTCCCCCTCCGCCTCCCCGACTGGGCGAGGAAGGGGCGGGAGTGGGAGCTACAGGGCGAGCCCGAGCCCAAGGAGGTGGTGGTGGCCCGCTTCCGCGAGGCCTGGGAGGCCCTCCTTCCCGCCCTCCGGGAGCTAAAGGAGGAGGACCTGGGGAAGCCCGTCCTCGTGGGAAGCCAGGGGGTGGAGGCCCCCCGGGCCCACGTCCTCCACCACCTGGTGGAGCACGCCCAGCACCACGCGGGGCAGGTCATCTACGCCCGGAAGCTCCTCTAG
- a CDS encoding OsmC family protein: MTKKVVVHRIVGHRFLGVNEAGDKVMIDGDQPATGPRPMELLLMALGACTAYDVVDIMEKKRQPLARYRVEVEGVRAENHPRRYTHITVTHIASGPGVTLEALERAVHLSHTKYCSVAASLNAEIAVRVVLEPWEEGPSAPEEV; the protein is encoded by the coding sequence ATGACGAAGAAGGTCGTGGTCCACCGGATCGTGGGGCACCGCTTTTTGGGGGTGAACGAAGCGGGGGACAAGGTGATGATCGACGGGGACCAGCCCGCCACGGGCCCGAGGCCCATGGAGCTCCTCCTCATGGCCCTGGGGGCCTGCACCGCCTATGATGTGGTGGACATCATGGAGAAGAAGCGCCAGCCCCTCGCCCGCTACCGGGTGGAGGTGGAGGGGGTGCGGGCGGAGAACCACCCCCGGCGGTACACCCACATCACCGTGACCCATATCGCCTCGGGGCCGGGGGTCACGCTGGAGGCCCTGGAAAGGGCCGTCCACCTCTCCCATACCAAGTACTGCTCGGTAGCGGCGAGCCTCAACGCCGAGATCGCCGTCCGGGTGGTCCTCGAGCCCTGGGAGGAAGGGCCTTCGGCGCCGGAGGAGGTCTAG
- a CDS encoding serine/threonine-protein kinase produces the protein MEAVSLAGRVLLDRYRVVRLLGRGALASVYLAFDRFGAPYALKVFPPGAEARRDREFWVGERLSHPNLNPVLARLDLEEGPALLLAYAPGEEMGRWMARRPERRQALLVFRQLLMALAHMHAQGLVHRDVKPENIIVAGTDEARLVDFDLSGPALEAFPKPLRVGTLPYLAPEQVLGKSPGPEADVYAAGIILYWILSGEHPFVGEPEEVLLGHLEGAIPPIPQLEERVARYLERLLAKRPEERFANAEEALKALPF, from the coding sequence GTGGAGGCGGTGAGCCTGGCGGGAAGGGTCCTCCTGGATCGCTACCGGGTCGTGCGCCTCCTCGGCCGGGGGGCCTTGGCCTCCGTCTACCTGGCCTTTGACCGCTTCGGGGCCCCCTACGCCTTGAAGGTCTTTCCCCCCGGGGCCGAGGCCCGTCGGGACCGGGAGTTCTGGGTGGGGGAAAGGCTTTCCCACCCCAACCTCAACCCCGTGCTGGCGCGCCTGGACCTGGAGGAGGGCCCCGCCTTGCTCTTGGCCTACGCCCCGGGGGAGGAGATGGGCCGCTGGATGGCCCGCCGCCCCGAGAGGAGGCAGGCCCTCCTCGTCTTCCGCCAGCTCCTGATGGCCCTGGCCCACATGCACGCCCAGGGCCTGGTCCACCGGGACGTGAAGCCGGAGAACATCATCGTGGCCGGCACCGACGAGGCCCGCCTCGTGGACTTTGACCTCTCGGGGCCGGCCCTCGAGGCCTTCCCCAAACCCCTCCGGGTGGGCACCCTGCCCTATTTGGCCCCCGAGCAGGTGCTCGGGAAGAGCCCGGGCCCGGAAGCGGACGTGTACGCCGCCGGGATCATCCTCTACTGGATCCTTTCCGGGGAGCACCCCTTCGTGGGGGAGCCGGAGGAGGTCCTCCTGGGGCACCTCGAGGGGGCCATCCCCCCCATCCCCCAACTGGAGGAGAGGGTGGCCCGCTACCTGGAGCGCCTCCTGGCCAAACGCCCCGAGGAACGCTTCGCGAACGCCGAAGAGGCCCTCAAGGCCCTTCCCTTCTAG
- a CDS encoding DUF3197 domain-containing protein produces the protein MERVGLRSAPKATLEALKEALRGIRLPEAKVYLITDWQDRRDQARYALLVHTQRKDLLTPDAFGPAFPGGEEALSELVALLLERGARRFYEAVVSPGELTALLGYPTEEVLRRVNAIANPTDPGIYLKQAA, from the coding sequence ATGGAGCGCGTGGGCTTGCGAAGCGCCCCCAAGGCCACCCTCGAGGCCCTGAAGGAGGCCCTGAGGGGCATTCGCCTTCCCGAGGCCAAGGTCTACCTCATCACCGACTGGCAGGACAGGAGGGACCAGGCCCGCTACGCCCTTCTCGTCCACACCCAAAGAAAGGACCTCCTCACCCCCGACGCCTTCGGCCCCGCCTTCCCCGGCGGGGAGGAGGCGCTTTCGGAGCTGGTGGCCCTTCTCCTGGAGCGGGGGGCCCGGAGGTTCTACGAGGCCGTGGTCTCCCCGGGGGAGCTCACCGCCCTCCTGGGCTACCCCACGGAGGAGGTGCTCAGGCGGGTGAACGCCATCGCCAACCCCACCGACCCCGGGATCTACCTCAAGCAGGCGGCCTAA
- the lepB gene encoding signal peptidase I, whose product MKAFWDYLFKDWFRQVGEALLVAFLVTTFGFTTVGVVGQSMYPTLRNGERVLVPKWETWLVRFGLKEWRRGEIAILKPPEGTPFATARFPVLGFSFRAFFIKRIVAVPGDEVYVERGVVHVNGVPLQETHITAHLTPWPDSFPGVCYKEGRMTRIITQQGDFPVDLLPAYLRPLKEMLLPPSKEVLERSRLEEACEVGRLKLKKGYYFVMGDNRTLGGSEDSRTFGPVPEEAIAGRASFVWWPVFVRDEGGLRLNLRRLSPPEAYQLR is encoded by the coding sequence ATGAAGGCGTTTTGGGACTACCTTTTCAAGGATTGGTTTCGCCAGGTGGGGGAGGCCCTCCTGGTGGCCTTCCTGGTCACCACCTTCGGCTTCACCACCGTGGGGGTGGTGGGGCAGAGCATGTACCCCACCCTGAGGAACGGGGAGCGGGTCCTGGTGCCCAAGTGGGAAACCTGGCTGGTGCGCTTTGGCCTCAAGGAGTGGCGGCGGGGGGAGATCGCCATCCTGAAGCCCCCGGAGGGCACCCCCTTCGCCACCGCCCGCTTTCCCGTCTTGGGGTTTTCCTTCCGGGCCTTCTTCATCAAGCGCATCGTGGCCGTGCCCGGGGACGAGGTCTACGTGGAGCGGGGCGTGGTCCACGTGAACGGGGTGCCCCTCCAGGAGACCCACATCACCGCCCACCTCACCCCCTGGCCCGACTCCTTCCCCGGGGTCTGCTACAAGGAGGGGCGCATGACCCGGATCATCACCCAGCAGGGGGACTTCCCGGTGGACCTGCTTCCCGCCTACCTCAGGCCCCTTAAGGAGATGCTCCTTCCCCCCTCCAAGGAGGTCCTGGAGCGGAGCCGCCTCGAGGAGGCCTGCGAGGTGGGCCGCCTCAAGCTGAAGAAGGGCTACTACTTCGTCATGGGGGATAACCGCACCCTAGGGGGCTCCGAGGACTCCCGCACCTTCGGCCCCGTACCCGAGGAGGCCATCGCCGGCCGGGCCAGCTTCGTCTGGTGGCCCGTCTTCGTACGGGACGAAGGGGGGCTCCGCCTCAACCTGCGCCGGCTCTCCCCGCCCGAGGCCTACCAGCTCAGGTGA
- a CDS encoding N-acetylmuramoyl-L-alanine amidase has product MRRLLGLAWLWSLALAFPRVGVHEGFTRLVFDLPSAQVVYRLDQEGDLLTLVFSGPKVASLIAEAQDLVVNSPEVASVQVVPEKERVRVLVRLKGAVEVKAQRYPDPDRLVVDLSLKVASLTKAPPPPKTPEAPPKGRPPKPPRPVVLLDPGHGGVDPGMVGYVVEKEVVLDLALRLKRLLEGEGIGVRLTRDRDMHLSPDKRTDLSRRAALADSSQVNLFVSIHVNASPTRTAQGVEVFYFGRSQDPRVLAQVIWENGGGEVGRRLTEEAKTVAERILTDIVAQANQRFSQRLAETLGRRLSQATGSPFRGSFPGDLFVLRYAKVPAVLVEVGFGDHPAEGRRLADPAYREKVAQGLFSGILTFLANGAYAR; this is encoded by the coding sequence ATGCGCAGGCTCTTAGGGTTGGCCTGGCTATGGAGTCTCGCCCTGGCCTTTCCCCGCGTGGGCGTGCACGAGGGCTTTACCCGGCTCGTCTTTGATCTGCCCTCGGCCCAGGTGGTCTACCGCCTGGACCAGGAGGGGGACCTCCTCACCCTGGTCTTTTCCGGCCCCAAGGTAGCTTCGTTGATCGCCGAGGCCCAGGACCTGGTGGTGAACTCCCCCGAGGTGGCCTCGGTCCAGGTGGTGCCGGAGAAGGAGAGGGTGCGGGTCCTGGTCCGCCTGAAGGGGGCCGTGGAGGTCAAGGCCCAGCGCTACCCGGATCCCGACCGTCTGGTGGTGGACCTCAGCCTCAAGGTAGCTTCGCTGACCAAGGCGCCCCCCCCGCCCAAGACCCCGGAGGCCCCCCCCAAGGGCCGCCCGCCCAAGCCCCCAAGGCCCGTGGTCCTCCTGGACCCCGGGCACGGAGGGGTGGACCCGGGGATGGTGGGGTACGTGGTGGAGAAGGAGGTGGTCCTGGACCTGGCCCTCCGCCTCAAGCGCCTCCTGGAGGGGGAGGGGATAGGGGTGCGCCTCACCCGGGACCGGGACATGCACCTCTCCCCGGACAAGCGCACGGACCTCTCCCGGCGGGCCGCCCTCGCCGACAGCTCCCAGGTGAACCTCTTCGTCTCCATCCACGTGAACGCCTCCCCCACCCGCACCGCCCAGGGGGTAGAGGTCTTCTACTTCGGCCGGAGCCAGGACCCCAGGGTCCTCGCCCAGGTGATCTGGGAAAACGGGGGAGGGGAGGTGGGCCGGCGCCTCACCGAGGAGGCCAAGACCGTAGCGGAAAGGATCCTCACCGACATCGTGGCCCAGGCCAACCAGCGCTTCAGCCAGCGCCTGGCCGAGACCCTCGGGCGGCGCCTCTCCCAGGCCACGGGGAGCCCCTTCCGGGGGAGCTTTCCCGGTGACCTCTTCGTCCTCCGCTACGCCAAGGTGCCCGCGGTCCTGGTGGAGGTGGGCTTCGGCGACCACCCGGCGGAGGGGCGCCGCCTGGCCGACCCCGCCTACCGGGAAAAGGTAGCCCAGGGCCTCTTTTCCGGCATCCTCACCTTCCTCGCCAACGGGGCCTATGCCCGTTAG
- the tilS gene encoding tRNA lysidine(34) synthetase TilS, with protein MDEGEVALLEAAFRERLERLAPKDPLVLAVSGGGDSVALAHLVRRAGRRAVVAHLDHGLRPESPEDLAFVRALSERLGFPFYAERVEVGRIARERGENLEAVARAVRYAFLHRVAREAGARAILTAHTLDDQAETVLLKLLQGTARGLGIREKEGLVVRPLLPFSREALRAYLVALGEAWREDPTNQDPTPDRNYLRLKVFPLLLTRFPRAREALARFAGVREEEDTHLEREAQARLLPDPRFFVPAYRVAPLLHAPEAVRRRALRRLLETLDLRPEARLVALLEEALKGRALALPEGHVARRFLGTLFLIPPRPEVPLPEGYRRAGPGDYLAMPFGRKRLVEFLAEQGVPKELRPLWPVRGEGKRVEEVLGLFPPPEEAHLMALALDQARRASAEGEVPVGAVLVRGGEVHAAHNLVEATGDPTAHAEMLLLREVGREARGARVYVTLEPCRMCHHALLEAGVEVVYGTENLKEGALTRYGEGRGMRGGLGERECAKLLRDFFARLREGCRSG; from the coding sequence GTGGACGAGGGGGAGGTGGCCCTCCTGGAGGCGGCCTTTAGGGAACGCCTGGAGCGGCTTGCCCCTAAAGACCCCTTGGTCCTGGCGGTCTCGGGGGGCGGGGACTCGGTGGCCCTGGCCCACCTGGTGCGGCGGGCCGGGCGGAGGGCGGTGGTGGCCCACCTGGACCACGGCCTCCGCCCCGAAAGCCCCGAGGATCTGGCCTTCGTGCGGGCCCTTTCGGAAAGGCTCGGCTTTCCCTTCTACGCCGAGCGGGTGGAGGTGGGGAGGATCGCCAGGGAGCGGGGGGAGAACCTGGAGGCCGTGGCCCGGGCGGTGCGCTACGCCTTTCTCCACCGGGTGGCCCGGGAGGCGGGGGCGAGGGCCATCCTCACCGCCCACACCCTGGACGACCAGGCCGAGACCGTCCTCCTCAAGCTCCTCCAGGGCACGGCCCGGGGCCTCGGCATCCGGGAGAAGGAGGGGCTCGTGGTCCGCCCCCTCCTCCCCTTTTCCCGGGAAGCGCTCAGGGCCTACCTCGTGGCCCTGGGGGAGGCCTGGCGGGAGGACCCCACGAACCAGGACCCCACCCCCGACCGCAACTACCTGCGGCTAAAGGTCTTTCCCCTCCTCCTCACGCGGTTTCCCCGGGCCCGGGAAGCCCTCGCCCGCTTCGCGGGGGTACGGGAGGAGGAGGACACCCACCTGGAGCGGGAAGCCCAAGCCCGTCTCCTCCCCGACCCCCGTTTCTTCGTCCCCGCCTACCGGGTAGCCCCCCTCCTCCACGCCCCCGAGGCCGTGCGCCGCCGGGCCCTCAGGCGGCTTTTGGAGACCCTGGACCTCCGCCCCGAGGCAAGGCTTGTGGCCCTTCTGGAGGAGGCCCTGAAGGGCAGGGCACTGGCCCTCCCGGAGGGGCACGTGGCCCGGCGTTTCCTGGGCACGCTTTTCCTCATCCCTCCACGCCCCGAGGTGCCCCTCCCCGAGGGCTACCGCAGGGCCGGACCCGGGGACTACCTGGCCATGCCCTTTGGCCGCAAGCGGCTCGTGGAGTTCCTGGCGGAGCAGGGGGTGCCCAAGGAGCTCAGGCCCCTCTGGCCCGTGCGGGGAGAGGGGAAGAGGGTGGAGGAGGTCCTGGGGCTCTTCCCGCCCCCTGAGGAGGCCCACCTCATGGCCCTTGCCCTGGACCAGGCCAGGAGGGCCTCCGCCGAGGGGGAGGTGCCCGTGGGGGCCGTCCTGGTGCGGGGAGGGGAGGTCCACGCCGCCCACAACCTTGTGGAGGCCACGGGGGACCCTACGGCCCATGCGGAGATGCTCCTCCTCAGGGAGGTGGGCAGGGAAGCCCGGGGGGCAAGGGTCTACGTCACCCTCGAGCCCTGCCGCATGTGCCACCACGCCCTCCTCGAGGCCGGGGTGGAGGTGGTCTACGGAACGGAGAACCTCAAGGAGGGAGCCCTCACCCGCTATGGGGAGGGAAGGGGGATGCGGGGTGGCCTGGGGGAGAGGGAATGTGCTAAGCTCTTAAGGGATTTCTTCGCCCGGCTCAGGGAGGGGTGCCGGAGCGGTTGA